In Gracilinanus agilis isolate LMUSP501 chromosome 1, AgileGrace, whole genome shotgun sequence, the sequence AATAGATCTGCCCCGTCCAGGGACTTTCAATGGGCCCAGCCAGGTCCTCTCGTGAGGGCAGTCCACCGGGCTGAGGGTAGCCCTCTCTAGAGGTTTCATAGGTAGCCTCAGCCCAGTGGTGGGGCCTGGGGACAACGCCTGGCCACCTCCTGGATGCGGGCGTCTTCTCTGGGAGTCCAGGGCCGGGCATAGCCAGCATGGGGCAGCAGCAGCCGGTCCAGGGTGCCCTCATAGTTGATGTGTCGCTGCGCAGCCACTAGGTACTCTGCTCGAGGGGCCAGCAGGGGACAGGGGCAGGCCCCTGGGGCCCAGAGGAACTCCCTGCGCTCTAGCGGGGTCCAGTTCTTGTACGAATGTTGCACCTGAATGTCATACCGGGTCTCCTCACCCACACGGAGCCTTGCCAGAACCCGGGCTCGGAATACTGTGGGTATTAGCAATTGTAGACTCAGgaatttggagagcaatttatacaGTCCCCTTATTTGTAGAAGGACTCCAGGGAAGAGACTTGCTCTCTCAAGagggctcagggtcacacaagtgagCAGCAGAGACAAGAATAGGAAGAATcaaggaggggcagctaagtggctggGTGGGTAGTgccagacccagaaatgggagaccctggattcaaatctgaccttggacacttcgtagctgtgtgaccctaggcaagtcacttaactacaattgccttgccctttctgctcttctgccttggaaccaatacttagtattgtattgattttaagacagtgggtaaaggtttaaaaaaaagaaaataaggatagGGCTCCTTCCATTCATTTAGGAAATTTTCAGCACCTGATACATGCCTTGACCCAAGCTCTTACtcttacagaaggggaaactgacaCCAGAATTTGTCCTCCACCACACAGTGAACCAGTGGCATAACTAGAATTAAAACCCAGTTCTCCCTACAGCAAGTTCAAGGTTTTCTGTGGGCAGCAAAGGTGGAAGAGGAAAAAGTTGAGTGCAAGGAGAGAGCATTCAATTTCaaatcagaggatttgggttcaaatctcacctctgcttactctttgtgtgaccctgagcaagtcaacttCACCTCTGAGTTTGTTCCCCTCTGGATAGTGAAGGGGATTGAACTAGCtgccctctaaggtcccttttagctaaAATCCTATGTGAACTATAAATCCAGGAGGCATGGGGGCAATTAGTAGTTCaatagtttgagagccaggcctagagggaggtcttgggttcaaatctgccctcagacatttcctaactttgtgaccctgggcaagtcacttgacccccactgcctagcccttaccgctcttctgccttggaaccaatccatagtattgattttaaaacggaagggaagggtttttattgtaaatttttaaaaattaaaataaatttagggGTCCCAAACCTGATGGTGAGAGGGGGCTGGTGTAAGGGGTGGGAGTAAGAAGCCCAGGGCCAAGAGAGCTCATGGAGGGCAGAGGGAGAGCTTACCAAAGTCACTCCGGCAGTAATGAAGCAGACGCTGGGTCCGTCCCTTGGCACCTGGACATGGCTGGCAGGTCTCTACAGACAGCAATGAAGCAGTTGGGATGGGGAGGGCAAAGGGACCCTGATCCCagctggtgggggagggggactAAAGAATGAGGGGCTTCGCTGATCTCCTCCtctggggaaagggagaagaccCACCTGTATCACTGGGCTGctctggagggagagagaagcccGGAGAGGAGAGGGCTGGCTTGGTCCAGGCAGAGGCAGCCTCCTGGGGCCCCACCTCCACCTCCCGCGTCTGGGGCTGCCTTAGAGGACTCCGGTGGCTCTGCAGGGCATAATAGGCATCCCTTGGCAGCCAGAACTCAAACTCAATGCCTGGGTTGGGCTCTTGGAAGAGAACCTAGGGGAGCAGAGAGGCTCAGATTCCTCCTTAAACCCTGTCTCTCCACTCCGAGGGCAGCTTCCCAGCTCGGTTTCCTCCTCAGTTCCCCACTATTCCCCCACTTTTGACCAATTCATCCTCCTTAATACCTGTAAAGCGGACACTCATACTGGAACCAGGGGCAGTACAATCAGTGGACCAACAAACATTTTCTGACCCAGGGATTGTGCTCTCCAGGCAGGACCAAGGAGGAACCCACATCCTACTTAATTCAAAGTCAGAACCATGGAGAGAGCCCTGGTCTAGGAGTCAGCTggaacctgggttctagtcctgcctcttCCACGAATTCGCTATGATTTTGAACTAAGTACCTCTCCTTTCTAGGCCTCGGTTTCCCTATCTTTCCAATGAAGGGTAGGGATAGATGGCTTCTAAATATCATTCTGACTTGGAGAAACAGATTCACGGCCTCGGCTTGAATCCAGATCCCAACACTTGCTGGTTACCCAAACTTAGAGAATTCTGAGTCTTGGTCGCTTCATCGGTCAACTGGATGGAAAAATCTCTcctgtcctgacttttgtctgaAGTGGTTTTGGCTGTGAGGCCCAAGTAATTGTAAGTCTCAATAGTACTTTAAAGATTTACAAAAGAGAAGTGGAAGTAtcgcccccattttatagaggacgAAATTGAGGCATGGAGGAattaatccaggtcctcccatgCTGTAGGCTCACAAGCAGTTTCATGGAGCATCCCTCGAAATGTTCTCTCTGGCTCATTATGCCCCGACTATCTAGCTGTATGCTTCCTGAGAAGAGCAGCTGTCCTCTCTCTTTGTAGCCTCAGCTCATAACACAGCGACtgacatatatataaaaaatagatgCTTCGGAAATATTGACTGCTCACCTGCCTAGGTTTCTTGTAAATGTAGATAACAAAGTCCCTAACTCCCACACAAGCACTCAAGGTAACAAATGGTTTCAGGTCCAGGACAACATTTATTTATCCTACAGGAAAtgcaacaatcctgggaggaagggagtggaagtattattatccccatttaacagatgtaGGAACTGAAACACTGAGGGCTTAAGTAATTTTCTATAGACTAGTggaagaggcaggacttgaacacaggccACCTACTTCCAAACTTAAGGTTGTTTCCATGATTAAccactgcctcttttttttttttttaaaataagtcttTTTGTTCTAGTGACAACtcttaaagcagaagagcaagagggcaagagctaggcaaatgggttaagtgaattgcccaggggcacagaattgggaaatatttgaggccgtatttgaacccaggttctcccacctccaggcccagctttctatccactgagtcccctaAATGCCCCTACCCACTGCCTCCTACAGTATTTCAgctaccccccccccaagagTACCTTTCATTAGATCCCTCCCACACCTGAATCTACAGTAGCCCACAGGCAACTTCCCAAGATTGGTCTCTGCCCCTTACCCCAGATTTGGGCTCAATCACCTGCAAGTGGAGGTCTTCACCTGTGGGCCCAACTGCCCACAGACTCTCAACGTGGTCACTGGTGCGGCTATAGTGGACCTGGGTCCCAGCTACCTCGAAGGCCCCTGGCCAGTCAATGGCCCAGTCCCCATTGAAGACATAGCGCCCATCACTGCCCATTAGCGCTAGGAGGtaggggaaggaaaagagttCAAGGAGTTTGCCAGAAGCTGAGGCAGAGCTTTTTACTGGGCTCAggtccccaggcctcagtttcccctattcAATATGCTGAGATCCCTCAGGCCAGAGGGAGAAAGTGGGGCTAGTTTAGCCTTCGACCCTGGCCTGAGTCTGCTTCCTGGGGTCCCTATCCATTATGGACAGCCCCATCCCAGCCAGAGAGGTAATATCCCCCAGACCTTCTCTTTATTCTCCATCACGACAGGGCCAGAAAGCCCCAGGGTCCAGGACATGGGAGGTCCTCCTGTCTCTCACCCAGATAATTGCGGCTCCGGTCAGTGACTCTGATGTGCCGGGCACCAGTGGGAATAAGGGTTACGTTCCAGTAGCCGTATGATTGACCTGATAGGagattgggggggagggagggatgggaaggCAAGTGAGCCCCAAATCTCTGACCTTGCTACCCTTCCTCAAAACTGGTGAGTATACCTGGATTCAGGGGCCAAAGCCTGTGCGTGTGTGGGCACATTGTACAGTGGGAAGAGCTCTGCCCCGGGTATCAGAGGGCATGGGTTCAAGCCTTAACTGTCACTAACCCAACTTCAGCTTATCCTCCCCCTAGcagggctttagtttcctcttctataaattgGAGTTAAAATTGATGTTCCCTCTCATCTCTTGTCCCATTTCTAAAGCCCCTTCCTCATCAGACAGCCAGTTCTAAGGTCCTCTCCCCCGACCCTGACATTGTATATTCTAAGGTCCCCGATACCCCGAATCTGACAGTGGGTTCTAAAGCCCCTACCCTCTCTGACAGTCTacgttctaaagtcccttctaattcaGAGCCTTTAGCTCTGAAAGTCTCTTTTCTATGCTCGAAGGTCTTGTCTAGCTCTTGCCCTCTATGTTCTAAGGCCACTTCTCCcaggcttagtttcctcatcgtTCAATTAAAGGAGTTAGACCAGATAAAGTCTCTTCTGCTCCGAAATCTCCCATCTTTCTGGCTCTGACACCCTATGCCTACAAGGTTCTAGAAGTTAAGAAGGTGAGAAGACAGGCAAAGGTCTGGGAACCCCGAGCCTAGGGCAGGAGGGCCCAcataaaggagagaggagaggtaaggTGGGAGCCCGGAAAGGAAGAATTCACCCCTGCGGGGGGCAGTCACCAGAGGGCGGGCTGGCCTCACTGAATACACGATGGACGAAGAGGCAGGAGCCGTTCCTGCCGCCACATTGGCCACAGTGGTCCTCGTGGGTCCCAGAGCCCAGGACCCCATCACAACCTGCAGTCTGGGAGACATAGGGAGTGAGGGAAGGCTGACTCAAAAATGCCACCCCCTCTGCGCCTCCCAGGGTCAGGGACTTGGGATACCCTCCCTCGTGTTGGTCCCAGGCCACAGCCTTCGGCTCTTCTCAGCTTTCCagccccccttcccttccccctttgtAGCAGAGGCCGGGTTAAGCTGGGGAAAGAGGGTCTCACAAGGCATCGGCCGTTGATACAAAGGCCCTCAGAGTCTGGGCTACAAGGGGTCCCATCCAGTACTCGCCCAAAGGTGTAGTAGAAAGTGTGGCCCTTGGCCAAGCAGTTCAGGTCACACAGGTTGGGAGCTGGCAGAGAAGAGGATgaaaggtggggagggggtcCCTCATGCGGCCTCCCAAGTGCTGCTCCAAACGTCCCCTCCAGGAAAGTCCTCCCTAATCAGTTTGCTCCATGTCCCTTTACCCATGAGGCTGAAGTCATCAgcttccctttccaattcttaagGTGGGGTATGTACCCAGCTCCCCTCAGTGGGAAgtctccctgagagcagggacccCCCAAGGGCAGGGCCAGGTCTGTCCTTTTGTCTCCAAAGTTCTGGCTAGCCCCTCAGTTACCCATTCCTAGTCCTGGGTCTCCCCAAGCTGCCTGAATAGTGAGGCAGTAGCGGGGTGTCCGAGACTCACCTCCATAGAAGGGCACCCACTGGTAGGTGGCCTGGTTGCCCAGAACAGGCCTGTTGTTGTAGAGGGCACACTGCAGCTCCCTGAAGGGCATGGCACCAGAGGGGCATTCCTGCCGAGCAAAGCGGGGACAGAAGGCTCTGTCACAGGGAGAAAGGGCAGCGCCCGCCCTCGGGCTGGATGATCAGAGACTGCAGGGGGGAGGGTGGGCATGATGGGATTAGGGAAAGAAGATGTTTTGGAAAGAACTGGGGAAAGGGGAGCTGGGGAGGATCAGGGATGTTTATCTGGGACCCGAGGGGGTGGCTTAGCAGCAAGGgaatggggaagaagaggaggaaatctGCAGAAAACGGCGTCTGAGAAAGAGCTGGCCCCGGAGGCTGCGTCCGTCCCCAGGTGGGGAAAGCCTGAGCGAGTTCTGTTGTAGGAGAAGATGCAGGCCAGGTCCTGCGGGAGAGGCTCCAACCAGGATGTGCAAGTGTAATTATTGTTGGGTTTTCCCCATTTCCCcattttaaatgggaaaaaatgatgcAGGGGACGGCGTCCTAGGGTAAAGAATGTGGGCCGTTTGGGAGACGCGGCAGCTTGGGTTGGGTATCCCGTCTCCAGAGTAGATGGAGTGCCCGGGGTCCCCCGAGTGTGTGGGGTGAGGGGGAATACGGGGCTTCGGAGGGCACAGGGAGGGGGGAGTGAGATCCAGAGTCACAGCAGGGGAGCCTTTCAGAGACGGAATGCCCCAAGCAGGAGGGATCATCAAACAGCCCCTCGCTTTACAGACTGGGAGAAGGAAGGGCAGAAATGGggtgtcttgcccaaagtcacacagcagaACTTCTGGTTCTTCCTACTGTGGGACAGACTTCTTTGGGGGGACCctaggtgggggtggggtgtgaTTGGTTGCAGGAGGGCAGAGGGTGTCACCAGGGAACTGGGGGTATCTGGAGGCGGTAAGGGAGGGGATACTGTCCTTGGGAGACTCACAGAGAGCCTGCATAGGCGGTACTGATGAGAATCTCCCCCGCAGGCATGTTCCCGGGGAATCCTGCAGgcagatttgggggggggggtcaaaggCTGTCAGGAAGGAGTCAGCAGAGCCTGGCCTgctaccccctccccccactccctgcAATCTCCACTCCCAGCCTAGCCCCGCATTCCTGCCGGATTAAAGGGCTGTGCACTGGGATGGGGCGTGGGGGTGCTCAGTGCCCAGGCCTGCCCTGACCCCCCTCCTCTCTGCCAATCCCCGCCTTCTTGCCCTAAGCCTTGGGGGAAGGTGCAGAGGGAGGGGAGGGTGAAGGCCCCAGGTCCCCCCTGCCCGCCCCACTGGAGAGGATGCAGAGCCGCCTGGAGAGGCCCCACTGCATGCTCCCCCAAATCCCCTAAACTCCCATCCTTTCCCAGGCCTTCCATGGGGAGCAGTCCTCAGCTCCCCCTTTCCCATCGTCGCTGTGAGGGTCTCACCGAAGGCATCTCCGACTGCGCACTGAGGCCCCCTGGCCGCAGGTGCTGGAGCAGCCACTCCAGGCCCCCCAGGGCGTCCACTCACTGGACCCAGACCTTCCCTACTTGGAGGAAGATGACTGTTAGCCGGACCCAGGCGTTCCAGCTCCCAGCCGGCAGGCACCCCCAGTGGATTTCCTCTGGGCCCCTTTACGGGGTGGAGCCAGGAAATGAGGTGCAGAGGCCCCCAGGGGCCCTTCCCACTAGGGGGGACCCCTCCCTCTGTCAACATGGCCCGGCCCCAGCTGCTTCCTCTGCCCTGTGGGGAGGCAGGCAGCGGATGGGGAGCGTCCTGACTCCTGGGAAGCAGCTCAGGGTGCTGGGTGCCATCCAGCCCCGGCCTGTTCAACCAGCTTCAGCCCCAGCCCCCAGCAAAGCTGGCTCAGCCCGATGGAGAGAAGGGGGGGCCTTTCCATAAGGGGGAGGATGAGGTGGGAAAGGAGCAGGGGGGGCCCTGGAGGCTGGCAGACTCTGAAGAGGGGGCGTCAATATATCAGGAGGTGGGGGTGCTCCTCAGGGATTGGGAGGGCGACAAAGAGGAGAGCAggccctcccccccaccccaaggaCTCGGCCCTCCGAAGCCCCTGAAAATGCGGATTCTAGCAAGGCCCCCAACCGCCCCGGCTCGCTCTCCCTGGGCCACTGCCTGGGCCAAATTCCACGGAGGCGAGAGGCTAGAGCTGCGGGGGCTGAGTTTCTGAGGACTGGAAAGGACCCATAAACAGAGGAAAGGCCGGCTTATGACCTCTGGCAGGAATCCCCCCTATTAACAAGGCACCCACACAAAGCTCGAGCTCCTCCCCCAAACGCAGCAGGGCTGACCCTTCCCTCCAGAGGGGCTCCATCCTCCCACTCGCAGCTCCTGCCCCTCTGGGACCAGCCCCGGATCTGGGCCCAAGGCTGCTCTTCTCCCCTCTCACAAACAGCTCCCCAAAGCTGCAGCCGGCCCAGGGAGCCCCAGAGAGGATCGCTGGGAAGGGCCGGGTGGCGCCTCTGGAACCCGGAGCCCAGAAGTCCCAGCCTGGCTCTAGCAGAGAGGCCTGGGAGGCTCGGCTGCCCCTTTCCCTCTGGGGGGACAGCGAGAGAGTTAGGCCAGAAGAAAGCAGCAGGAGCCAAGGAGGGGGGCTGGGGGCTCCCTTCTGTTCTCCCTTTACCTGAGTCCTCCCCTCCAGACCACAGCAGAGATATATCCAGATCAGGAGCACGACTGGTCCAGGCCAGGGCCTAAGGGCAGCAAAGGGCAGAGTTTGGGGTCCCCAGGGGGCCGGCAGAAGGATCCTAGTGTCTGGCTTACCTTCCCCACTTAATAATCATAGCTAGCATGAAATAGGATAATACTTAAATATAGGATTATAATCATTAGAATACATGTTATATGAtcctattaaaataatataaaatgaaccctgtttgcctcagtttcctcatctttaaaatgatctggaggaggaaatggcaaatcagaccagtatttgccaagaaaatccccaatgagTTCACAAAGTCAGACGCAACTGAAAtgatgactgaatgacaacaaataatatctta encodes:
- the ADAMTSL5 gene encoding ADAMTS-like protein 5 isoform X1, which codes for MPRPVGTQEARSKHSVGKLWPWPGPVVLLIWIYLCCGLEGRTQGRSGSSEWTPWGAWSGCSSTCGQGASVRSRRCLRIPREHACGGDSHQYRLCRLSECPSGAMPFRELQCALYNNRPVLGNQATYQWVPFYGAPNLCDLNCLAKGHTFYYTFGRVLDGTPCSPDSEGLCINGRCLTAGCDGVLGSGTHEDHCGQCGGRNGSCLFVHRVFSEASPPSGQSYGYWNVTLIPTGARHIRVTDRSRNYLALMGSDGRYVFNGDWAIDWPGAFEVAGTQVHYSRTSDHVESLWAVGPTGEDLHLQVLFQEPNPGIEFEFWLPRDAYYALQSHRSPLRQPQTREVEVGPQEAASAWTKPALSSPGFSLPPEQPSDTETCQPCPGAKGRTQRLLHYCRSDFVFRARVLARLRVGEETRYDIQVQHSYKNWTPLERREFLWAPGACPCPLLAPRAEYLVAAQRHINYEGTLDRLLLPHAGYARPWTPREDARIQEVARRCPQAPPLG
- the ADAMTSL5 gene encoding ADAMTS-like protein 5 isoform X2 gives rise to the protein MPRPVGTQEARSKHSVGKLWPWPGPVVLLIWIYLCCGLEGRTQGRSGSSEWTPWGAWSGCSSTCGQGASVRSRRCLRIPREHACGGDSHQYRLCRLSECPSGAMPFRELQCALYNNRPVLGNQATYQWVPFYGAPNLCDLNCLAKGHTFYYTFGRVLDGTPCSPDSEGLCINGRCLTAGCDGVLGSGTHEDHCGQCGGRNGSCLFVHRVFSEASPPSGQSYGYWNVTLIPTGARHIRVTDRSRNYLALMGSDGRYVFNGDWAIDWPGAFEVAGTQVHYSRTSDHVESLWAVGPTGEDLHLQSHRSPLRQPQTREVEVGPQEAASAWTKPALSSPGFSLPPEQPSDTETCQPCPGAKGRTQRLLHYCRSDFVFRARVLARLRVGEETRYDIQVQHSYKNWTPLERREFLWAPGACPCPLLAPRAEYLVAAQRHINYEGTLDRLLLPHAGYARPWTPREDARIQEVARRCPQAPPLG